One window of the Eucalyptus grandis isolate ANBG69807.140 chromosome 6, ASM1654582v1, whole genome shotgun sequence genome contains the following:
- the LOC104448892 gene encoding protein GDAP2 homolog encodes MDSPATPAAAAAPLSDSQQRHLLHKLDLFRLQGRDRRGRAVLRVVGKFFPARWVSVEALTKHLAEGVFPKLEDRKFAVVYVHSGVRRSENCPGISALRSVYEAIPAGVKRNLEAVYFVHPGLQARLFLATFGRLLFAGGLYEKIKYVNRVEFLWEEVRRNEVELPEFAYDIDDEMERRPVMADYGSESDHLRLPHGAPFMDPAAVSCYSMRCIA; translated from the exons ATGGATTCTCCCGccacccccgccgccgccgccgccccgctcTCCGATTCCCAGCAGCGCCACCTCCTCCACAAGCTCGACCTCTTCAGGCTCCAGGGCCGGGACCGCCGCGGCCGCGCCGTCCTCCGCGTCGTCGGCAAGTTCTTCCCCG CCCGGTGGGTGAGCGTCGAGGCGTTGACGAAGCACCTGGCGGAGGGGGTCTTCCCCAAGCTGGAGGACCGCAAGTTCGCGGTGGTGTACGTCCACAGCGGCGTCCGGAGGAGCGAGAACTGCCCCGGGATCTCCGCCCTCCGGTCGGTCTACGAGGCCATCCCCGCCGGCGTCAAGCGCAACCTCGAGGCCGTGTACTTCGTCCACCCGGGGCTGCAGGCCCGCCTCTTCCTCGCCACCTTCGGCCGCCTCCTCTTCGCCGGAGG GTTGTATGAGAAGATAAAGTACGTGAACAGAGTGGAGTTCCTGTGGGAGGAGGTGAGGAGGAACGAGGTGGAGCTGCCGGAGTTCGCGTACGACATCGACGACGAGATGGAGCGCCGCCCCGTCATGGCGGACTACGGCTCGGAGAGCGACCACCTCCGCCTCCCCCACGGCGCGCCCTTCATGGACCCCGCCGCCGTCTCCTGCTACTCCATGAGGTGCATCGCCTGA
- the LOC104451663 gene encoding tRNA pseudouridine synthase A has translation MSSTTTTDDDDEAAPALADAAGAGDETTRKPRYKRRKVAIFFAYCGVGYQGMQKNPGAKTIEGDLEEALFLSGAVSEADRGNPKRYDWARSARTDKGVSAVGQVVSGRFYIDPPGLVDRLNSNLNPQIRIFGYKRATASFSAKKFCDRRRYVYLIPVFALDPSSHRDRESVAASLGSGNELLKCLECSERGRKVVGVMGKRNFELRGHVSDSNGCEEATVDSVDAKVESGITSNDCCAFMGNEGKEGIVDSSSNGIDDKSISDVIDKVDTSTMVDTVVSVDSAPADSDTGSVLNLDGKIAETIVNGEEKPVKGSEFCYGEEMKERFNRILGYYVGSHNFHNFTTRTKAEDPSAQRYILSFNGNTVVTVEGMEFVKCEVVGQSFMLHQIRKMMGLAVAIMRNCAPETLIVNALQKDVKVNVPTAPEVGLYLDECFFTSYNNKWKDSHEELSMKDYEKEAEDFKMKHIYPHIALTEHKEGVVALWLHSLNHRNYPDLRAGDKQELTENKSSE, from the exons AtgtcctccaccaccaccaccgacgacgacgacgaagcCGCCCCCGCCCTTGCCGACGCTGCCGGCGCCGGCGACGAGACCACCAGGAAGCCCAGGTACAAGCGCCGCAAGGTCGCCATCTTCTTCGCGTACTGCGGCGTCGGTTACCAGGGCATGCAGAAGAACCCCGGAGCGAAGACCATCGAGGGCGACCTCGAGGAAGCCCTCTTCCTCTCCGGCGCCGTCTCCGAGGCCGACCGCGGCAACCCCAAGCGCTACGACTGGGCCCGCTCGGCCCGCACCGACAAGGGCGTGAGCGCCGTGGGGCAGGTCGTCTCGGGGCGGTTCTACATCGACCCACCCGGGCTCGTCGACCGGCTCAACTCCAACCTTAACCCGCAGATTCGGATCTTCGGGTACAAGAGGGCGACGGCGTCGTTCAGTGCCAAGAAGTTCTGCGACCGGCGCAGGTACGTGTATTTGATCCCGGTGTTTGCGCTTGATCCGAGCTCGCACCGCGACAGGGAGAGCGTGGCGGCGAGTTTGGGGTCTGGGAATGAGCTCCTTAAGTGCTTGGAGTGTTCGGAGAGAGGGCGGAAGGTTGTCGGCGTGATGGGTAAGCGCAATTTCGAGTTAAGGGGACATGTGAGTGATTCGAATGGGTGTGAAGAGGCCACTGTTGACTCCGTCGACGCCAAAGTTGAGTCGGGCATTACGTCGAACGACTGCTGTGCATTCATGGGAAATGAAGGTAAGGAGGGTATTGTTGATTCCTCGAGCAATGGCATTGATGATAAATCCATTTCCGATGTAATTGACAAGGTAGACACATCCACTATGGTGGACACCGTAGTCTCTGTGGACAGCGCACCTGCTGATTCGGATACGGGTTCAGTGCTTAATTTAGACGGCAAAATTGCAGAGACTATAGTAAATGGGGAGGAGAAACCAGTGAAAGGAAGTGAGTTTTGTTATGGGGAGGAGATGAAGGAGAGGTTCAATAGGATTTTGGGGTATTATGTGGGAAGTCACAATTTCCACAACTTCACCACCAGAACGAAAGCTGAGGATCCCTCAGCACAACGGTACATTCTTTCTTTCAACGGCAACACTGTAGTCACCGTTGAGGGTATGGAATTTGTCAAGTGTGAGGTCGTGGGTCAGAGTTTCATGCTTCATCAGATACGGAAAATGATGGGACTCGCGGTGGCAATCATGAGGAATTGTGCTCCGGAGACTCTGATTGTGAATGCCTTGCAGAA GGATGTTAAAGTCAACGTGCCAACGGCTCCTGAAGTTGGCCTGTACCTGGACGAGTGCTTTTTCACATCATATAATAACAAATGGAAGGATAGCCATGAAGAGCTCTCCATGAAAGACTACGAGAAAGAGGCAGAAGACTTTAAAATGAAACACATATACCCTCATATAGCCTTAACAGAGCACAAAGAAGGAGTTGTGGCTCTCTGGTTGCATTCTTTGAATCATCGTAACTATCCTGATTTACGTGCTGGTGACAAGCAAGAATTGACAGAAAATAAGAGCAGTGAGTAA